A single window of Ananas comosus cultivar F153 linkage group 17, ASM154086v1, whole genome shotgun sequence DNA harbors:
- the LOC109722910 gene encoding GDSL esterase/lipase At1g58480-like, translating into MVCAAPALSISILLLQLLIVAEAGVPTHGAGPVVPAVIILGDSIMDPGNNNQIPTTVRSNFPPYGVDFPTHKATGRFSNGKIASDFLASELGVKETLPAYLGTKLSAQDLLTGVSFASAGTGFDPATATLASVIPMRKQLEMFAEYEERLRTLVGEEKAASIIAESQFVVCAGSNDVVQFLANPLNNRTSKGIANYSKFLMQSNSRIVQDLVGLGARAVGVVGLPPVGCMPAQRTLVGGIHRKCAHQSNELAQKYNRELRKEANRLTAKLQGTKIIYLDIYSVLLDLIEHPKAQGFEESKKGCCGTGVLEAGVLCNSLSPPCSNPSQYVFWDSYHPTERANKVMVDKVVKDYLHFLQ; encoded by the exons ATGGTTTGTGCAGCGCCTGCTCTTTCCATTTCCATACTCTTACTCCAACTTCTCATCGTAGCAGAAGCGGGCGTGCCAACCCACGGGGCAGGCCCCGTCGTGCCGGCCGTGATAATCTTGGGAGATTCTATCATGGACCCCGGTAATAACAACCAAATCCCAACCACCGTCAGAAGCAACTTTCCCCCGTACGGCGTGGACTTCCCCACGCACAAGGCCACCGGCAGGTTCTCCAACGGCAAGATCGCCTCGGACTTCCTAG CTTCTGAACTTGGGGTGAAGGAAACTTTGCCAGCTTATCTTGGCACCAAGCTAAGTGCTCAAGATCTTCTCACCGGCGTAAGCTTTGCTTCGGCCGGGACCGGTTTCGACCCCGCGACAGCTACCCTCGCA TCGGTCATACCAATGAGGAAGCAACTAGAAATGTTCGCAGAGTACGAAGAGCGACTGCGAACACTGGTAGGCGAGGAGAAGGCGGCGAGCATTATCGCGGAGAGCCAATTCGTCGTGTGTGCGGGAAGCAACGACGTCGTTCAGTTCCTCGCCAACCCCTTAAACAACCGAACATCTAAGGGCATCGCGAATTACAGCAAATTCTTGATGCAAAGCAATTCACGAATCGTCCAg GACTTGGTCGGACTCGGCGCACGGGCGGTAGGTGTTGTAGGATTGCCTCCGGTTGGATGCATGCCAGCACAACGAACCTTGGTCGGAGGAATTCATAGGAAGTGCGCTCACCAAAGCAATGAACTTGCACAGAAGTACAACAGAGAGCTTAGAAAAGAAGCGAATCGGCTGACGGCGAAACTGCAAGGAACAAAGATAATATACCTTGACATCTACTCCGTCTTGCTTGATCTGATTGAACATCCAAAAGCGCAAG GATTTGAGGAGTCCAAAAAGGGTTGCTGCGGAACAGGAGTATTGGAGGCTGGAGTGCTTTGTAATAGTCTGAGTCCTCCTTGCTCCAACCCTTCACAGTATGTATTCTGGGATAGCTATCACCCAACAGAGAGAGCTAACAAAGTCATGGTGGATAAGGTTGTTAAAGATTATCTGCACTTCTTACAGTGA